The following coding sequences are from one Phenylobacterium glaciei window:
- a CDS encoding biopolymer transporter ExbD: MGAKLSGSGGGRYAVEANSEINVTPFVDVMLVLLIIFMVAAPMAAVTVKVALPDAVAKPSTNPPKPVYISIQDSGRIFIGDYPSEIATLGDDLRKNIGNKRNPEKERIFIRADKNVLYGDFMGVMNQLQDNGFYSVALIGEDKN; the protein is encoded by the coding sequence ATGGGCGCCAAACTCTCAGGTTCTGGGGGTGGCAGGTACGCCGTGGAAGCGAACAGTGAAATCAATGTGACGCCCTTCGTGGACGTCATGTTGGTCCTCCTGATCATCTTCATGGTGGCGGCTCCCATGGCCGCTGTGACGGTGAAGGTCGCACTTCCCGACGCGGTGGCTAAGCCGTCTACCAACCCTCCTAAGCCGGTCTACATTTCGATCCAGGACTCGGGCCGAATCTTCATTGGGGACTATCCCTCTGAGATCGCCACCCTGGGCGACGACCTGCGGAAGAATATCGGCAACAAGCGTAACCCGGAGAAAGAGCGGATCTTCATCCGCGCCGACAAGAATGTCCTCTATGGGGACTTCATGGGCGTGATGAACCAGCTCCAGGACAACGGGTTTTACAGCGTGGCGCTGATCGGCGAAGACAAGAACTAG